The Papio anubis isolate 15944 chromosome 1, Panubis1.0, whole genome shotgun sequence genome window below encodes:
- the SEMA6C gene encoding semaphorin-6C isoform X3, with protein sequence MGPAWPLQHLAGDTCRDHVFSFDLQAQEEGEGLVPNKYLTWRSQDVENCAVRGKLTDECYNYIRVLVPWDSQTLLACGTNSFSPVCRSYGITSLQQEGEELSGQARCPFDATQSNVAVFAEGSLYSATAADFQASDAVVYRSLGPQPPLRSAKYDSKWLREPHFVHALEHGDHVYFFFREVSVEDARLGRVQFSRVARVCKRDMGGSPRALDRHWTSFLKLRLNCSVPGDSTFYFDVLQALTGPVNLHGRSALFGVFTTQTNSIPGSAVCAFYLDEIERGFEGKFKEQRSLDGAWTPVSEDRVPSPRPGSCAGIGGAALFSSSRDLPDDVLTFIKAHPLLDPAVPPATHQPLLTLTSRALLTQVAVDGMAGPHSNITVMFLGSNDGTVLKVLPPGGRSGGPEPILLEEIDAYSPARCSGKRAAQTARRIIGLELDTEGHRLFVAFSGCIVYLPLSRCARHGACQRSCLASQDPYCGWHSSRGCVDIREPGGTDVDQAGNQESMEHGDCQDGATGSQSGPGDSAYVLPGPGPSPGTPSPPSDAHPRPQSSTLGAHTRGVRRDLPPASASRSVPIPLLLASVAAAFALGASVSGLLVSCACRRAHRRRGKDIETPGLPRPLSLRSLARLHGGGPEPPPPSKDGDAVQTPQLYTTFLPPPEGVPPPELTCLPTPESTPELPVKHLRAAGDPWEWNQNRNNAKEGPGRSRGGHAAGGPAPRVLVRPPPPGCPGQAVEVTTLEELLRYLHGPQPPRKGAEPPAPLTSRVLPPEPAPALLGCPSPRSHECAPPLRLDVPPEGRCASAPARPALSAPAPRLGVGGGRRLPFSGHRAPPALLTRVPSGGPSRYSGSPGRHLLYPGRPEGYRGRALKRVDVEKPQLSPKPPLVGPSSRQAVPNGGRFNF encoded by the exons ATGGGACCTGCATGGCCACTGCAGCATCTTGCAGGGGACACATGCAG GGATCACGTTTTCTCCTTCGATCTTCAAGCCCAAGAAGAAGGGGAGGGGCTGGTGCCCAACAAG TATCTAACATGGAGAAGCCAAGATGTGGAGAACTGTGCTGTACGGGGAAAGCTGACG GACGAGTGCTACAACTATATTCGTGTTCTTGTTCCCTGGGACTCCCAGACGCTCCTTGCCTGTGGAACGAACTCGTTCAGTCCTGTGTGCCGCAGCTATGGG ATAACTTCGCTGCAGCAGGAGGGTGAGGAACTGAGTGGACAGGCTCGATGCCCCTTTGATGCCACCCAGTCCAACGTGGCCGTCTTTGCAG aGGGCAGCCTGTACTCAGCCACAGCTGCGGATTTCCAGGCCAGTGATGCTGTAGTTTACAGAAGCCTTGGGCCCCAGCCCCCACTCCGCTCCGCCAAGTACGACTCCAAGTGGCTCCGAG AGCCACACTTTGTCCATGCCTTGGAGCATGGAGACCATGTCTACTTCTTCTTCCGCGAGGTCTCTGTGGAGGATGCTCGGCTGGGGAGG GTGCAGTTCTCCCGCGTAGCCCGAGTATGTAAACGTGACATGGGCGGCTCGCCTCGGGCCTTGGACCGCCACTGGACATCCTTCCTGAAGCTGCGGCTCAACTGCTCTGTCCCTGGGGACTCTACTTTCTATTTTGATGTTTTACAGGCCTTGACTGGGCCTGTGAACCTGCATGGCCGCTCTGCTCTCTTTGGGGTCTTCACCACCCAGACCAATAG CATCCCTGGCTCTGCCGTCTGCGCCTTCTACCTGGATGAGATTGAGCGTGGATTTGAGGGCAAGTTCAAGGAGCAGAGGAGTCTGGATGGGGCCTGGACTCCTGTGTCTGAGGACAGGGTCCCCTCACCCAG ACCAGGATCCTGTGCAGGAATAGGGGGAGCTGCCTTGTTCTCCTCTTCTCGAGACCTCCCTGATGATGTCCTGACCTTCATCAAGGCTCACCCGCTGCTGGACCCCGCTGTACCGCCTGCCACCCATCAGCCTCTACTCACTCTCACTAGCAG GGCCCTATTGACCCAAGTAGCTGTGGATGGCATGGCTGGTCCCCACAGTAACATCACAGTCATGTTCCTTGGCTCCAACGATGGGACAGTGCTGAAGGTGCTGCCCCCAGGTGGGCGATCCGGGGGACCTGAGCCCATCCTCCTGGAAGAGATTGATGCCTACAGCCCTGCCCG GTGCAGTGGGAAGCGGGCAGCCCAAACAGCACGACGGATCATAGGGCTGGAGCTGGACACTGAGGGTCACAGGCTCTTTGTGGCTTTTTCTGGCTGTATTGTCTACCTCCCTCTCAGCCGGTGTGCCCGGCATGGGGCCTGTCAGAG GAGCTGCTTGGCTTCTCAGGACCCATACTGTGGATGGCATAGCTCCAGGGGCTGTGTGGATATCAGGGAACCTGGTGG GACCGATGTGGATCAGGCTGGGAACCAGGAATCCATGGAGCATGGTGACTGCCAAG ACGGAGCTACTGGGAGTCAGTCTGGCCCTGGGGATTCTGCTTATG TGCTTCCGGGTCCTGGCCCTTCCCCTGGGACCCCCAGTCCCCCCAGTGATGCCCACCCCCGGCCCCAGTCTTCCACTCTTGGAGCTCACACTCGGG GCGTGCGGCGGGACCTgcccccagcctcggcctcccgctCCGTCCCCATCCCACTCCTCCTGGCCAGTGTGGCCGCAGCTTTTGCCCTGGGCGCCTCAGTCTCTGGCCTCCTGGTCTCCTGTGCTTGTCGCCGCGCCCACCGACGTCGGGGCAAGGACATCGAGACTCCGGGGCTCCCGCGCCCTCTCTCCCTCCGCAGTTTGGCCCGGCTCCACGGTGGGGGCCCAGAGCCCCCGCCGCCCTCCAAGGACGGGGACGCGGTGCAGACGCCGCAGCTCTACACCACCTTCCTGCCGCCTCCGGAGGGCGTGCCCCCGCCGGAGCTGACCTGCCTGCCCACCCCCGAGTCCACGCCGGAGCTGCCGGTCAAGCACCTCCGCGCCGCCGGGGACCCCTGGGAGTGGAACCAGAACAGGAACAACGCCAAGGAGGGCCCGGGCCGCTCACGGGGCGGGCACGCGGCGGGCGGGCCTGCGCCCCGAGTGCTGGTGAGGCCGCCGCCGCCCGGCTGTCCCGGGCAGGCCGTGGAAGTCACCACCCTGGAGGAACTGCTGCGCTACCTGCACGGCCCGCAGCCGCCCAGAAAGGGGGCCGAGCCCCCCGCCCCTTTAACCTCGCGGGTGCTCCCGCCGGAGCCCGCCCCCGCCCTCTTGGGCTGTCCCAGCCCCAGGTCCCACGAGTGTGCCCCGCCGCTGAGGCTGGACGTGCCCCCCGAGGGCAGGTGCGCCTCTGCCCCCGCCCGGCCCGCGCTCTCCGCCCCCGCTCCCCGGCTGGGCGTCGGCGGAGGCCGGAGGTTACCTTTCTCCGGCCACCGGGCCCCCCCTGCCCTGCTCACTCGAGTCCCCTCGGGAGGTCCCTCCAGGTACTCCGGGAGTCCCGGGAGGCACCTCCTGTACCCGGGCCGGCCGGAGGGCTACCGGGGCCGCGCCCTGAAGAGGGTGGACGTCGAGAAGCCCCAGTTGTCCCCGAAGCCTCCCCTCGTCGGGCCCTCCTCCCGCCAGGCCGTCCCGAACGGCGGCCGTTTCAACTTTTAA
- the SEMA6C gene encoding semaphorin-6C isoform X1: MPRAPHFMPLLLLLLLLSLSHTQAAFPQDPLPLLISDLQGSSPLSWFRGLEDDAVAAELGLDFQRFLTLNRTLLVAARDHVFSFDLQAQEEGEGLVPNKYLTWRSQDVENCAVRGKLTDECYNYIRVLVPWDSQTLLACGTNSFSPVCRSYGITSLQQEGEELSGQARCPFDATQSNVAVFAEGSLYSATAADFQASDAVVYRSLGPQPPLRSAKYDSKWLREPHFVHALEHGDHVYFFFREVSVEDARLGRVQFSRVARVCKRDMGGSPRALDRHWTSFLKLRLNCSVPGDSTFYFDVLQALTGPVNLHGRSALFGVFTTQTNSIPGSAVCAFYLDEIERGFEGKFKEQRSLDGAWTPVSEDRVPSPRPGSCAGIGGAALFSSSRDLPDDVLTFIKAHPLLDPAVPPATHQPLLTLTSRALLTQVAVDGMAGPHSNITVMFLGSNDGTVLKVLPPGGRSGGPEPILLEEIDAYSPARCSGKRAAQTARRIIGLELDTEGHRLFVAFSGCIVYLPLSRCARHGACQRSCLASQDPYCGWHSSRGCVDIREPGGTDVDQAGNQESMEHGDCQDGATGSQSGPGDSAYVLPGPGPSPGTPSPPSDAHPRPQSSTLGAHTRGVRRDLPPASASRSVPIPLLLASVAAAFALGASVSGLLVSCACRRAHRRRGKDIETPGLPRPLSLRSLARLHGGGPEPPPPSKDGDAVQTPQLYTTFLPPPEGVPPPELTCLPTPESTPELPVKHLRAAGDPWEWNQNRNNAKEGPGRSRGGHAAGGPAPRVLVRPPPPGCPGQAVEVTTLEELLRYLHGPQPPRKGAEPPAPLTSRVLPPEPAPALLGCPSPRSHECAPPLRLDVPPEGRCASAPARPALSAPAPRLGVGGGRRLPFSGHRAPPALLTRVPSGGPSRYSGSPGRHLLYPGRPEGYRGRALKRVDVEKPQLSPKPPLVGPSSRQAVPNGGRFNF; the protein is encoded by the exons GTTCTTCCCCATTATCCTGGTTTCGGGGCCTGGAGGATGATGCTGTGGCTGCAGAACTTGGGCTGGACTTTCAGAGATTCCTGACCTTGAACCGGACCTTGCTAGTGGCTGCCCG GGATCACGTTTTCTCCTTCGATCTTCAAGCCCAAGAAGAAGGGGAGGGGCTGGTGCCCAACAAG TATCTAACATGGAGAAGCCAAGATGTGGAGAACTGTGCTGTACGGGGAAAGCTGACG GACGAGTGCTACAACTATATTCGTGTTCTTGTTCCCTGGGACTCCCAGACGCTCCTTGCCTGTGGAACGAACTCGTTCAGTCCTGTGTGCCGCAGCTATGGG ATAACTTCGCTGCAGCAGGAGGGTGAGGAACTGAGTGGACAGGCTCGATGCCCCTTTGATGCCACCCAGTCCAACGTGGCCGTCTTTGCAG aGGGCAGCCTGTACTCAGCCACAGCTGCGGATTTCCAGGCCAGTGATGCTGTAGTTTACAGAAGCCTTGGGCCCCAGCCCCCACTCCGCTCCGCCAAGTACGACTCCAAGTGGCTCCGAG AGCCACACTTTGTCCATGCCTTGGAGCATGGAGACCATGTCTACTTCTTCTTCCGCGAGGTCTCTGTGGAGGATGCTCGGCTGGGGAGG GTGCAGTTCTCCCGCGTAGCCCGAGTATGTAAACGTGACATGGGCGGCTCGCCTCGGGCCTTGGACCGCCACTGGACATCCTTCCTGAAGCTGCGGCTCAACTGCTCTGTCCCTGGGGACTCTACTTTCTATTTTGATGTTTTACAGGCCTTGACTGGGCCTGTGAACCTGCATGGCCGCTCTGCTCTCTTTGGGGTCTTCACCACCCAGACCAATAG CATCCCTGGCTCTGCCGTCTGCGCCTTCTACCTGGATGAGATTGAGCGTGGATTTGAGGGCAAGTTCAAGGAGCAGAGGAGTCTGGATGGGGCCTGGACTCCTGTGTCTGAGGACAGGGTCCCCTCACCCAG ACCAGGATCCTGTGCAGGAATAGGGGGAGCTGCCTTGTTCTCCTCTTCTCGAGACCTCCCTGATGATGTCCTGACCTTCATCAAGGCTCACCCGCTGCTGGACCCCGCTGTACCGCCTGCCACCCATCAGCCTCTACTCACTCTCACTAGCAG GGCCCTATTGACCCAAGTAGCTGTGGATGGCATGGCTGGTCCCCACAGTAACATCACAGTCATGTTCCTTGGCTCCAACGATGGGACAGTGCTGAAGGTGCTGCCCCCAGGTGGGCGATCCGGGGGACCTGAGCCCATCCTCCTGGAAGAGATTGATGCCTACAGCCCTGCCCG GTGCAGTGGGAAGCGGGCAGCCCAAACAGCACGACGGATCATAGGGCTGGAGCTGGACACTGAGGGTCACAGGCTCTTTGTGGCTTTTTCTGGCTGTATTGTCTACCTCCCTCTCAGCCGGTGTGCCCGGCATGGGGCCTGTCAGAG GAGCTGCTTGGCTTCTCAGGACCCATACTGTGGATGGCATAGCTCCAGGGGCTGTGTGGATATCAGGGAACCTGGTGG GACCGATGTGGATCAGGCTGGGAACCAGGAATCCATGGAGCATGGTGACTGCCAAG ACGGAGCTACTGGGAGTCAGTCTGGCCCTGGGGATTCTGCTTATG TGCTTCCGGGTCCTGGCCCTTCCCCTGGGACCCCCAGTCCCCCCAGTGATGCCCACCCCCGGCCCCAGTCTTCCACTCTTGGAGCTCACACTCGGG GCGTGCGGCGGGACCTgcccccagcctcggcctcccgctCCGTCCCCATCCCACTCCTCCTGGCCAGTGTGGCCGCAGCTTTTGCCCTGGGCGCCTCAGTCTCTGGCCTCCTGGTCTCCTGTGCTTGTCGCCGCGCCCACCGACGTCGGGGCAAGGACATCGAGACTCCGGGGCTCCCGCGCCCTCTCTCCCTCCGCAGTTTGGCCCGGCTCCACGGTGGGGGCCCAGAGCCCCCGCCGCCCTCCAAGGACGGGGACGCGGTGCAGACGCCGCAGCTCTACACCACCTTCCTGCCGCCTCCGGAGGGCGTGCCCCCGCCGGAGCTGACCTGCCTGCCCACCCCCGAGTCCACGCCGGAGCTGCCGGTCAAGCACCTCCGCGCCGCCGGGGACCCCTGGGAGTGGAACCAGAACAGGAACAACGCCAAGGAGGGCCCGGGCCGCTCACGGGGCGGGCACGCGGCGGGCGGGCCTGCGCCCCGAGTGCTGGTGAGGCCGCCGCCGCCCGGCTGTCCCGGGCAGGCCGTGGAAGTCACCACCCTGGAGGAACTGCTGCGCTACCTGCACGGCCCGCAGCCGCCCAGAAAGGGGGCCGAGCCCCCCGCCCCTTTAACCTCGCGGGTGCTCCCGCCGGAGCCCGCCCCCGCCCTCTTGGGCTGTCCCAGCCCCAGGTCCCACGAGTGTGCCCCGCCGCTGAGGCTGGACGTGCCCCCCGAGGGCAGGTGCGCCTCTGCCCCCGCCCGGCCCGCGCTCTCCGCCCCCGCTCCCCGGCTGGGCGTCGGCGGAGGCCGGAGGTTACCTTTCTCCGGCCACCGGGCCCCCCCTGCCCTGCTCACTCGAGTCCCCTCGGGAGGTCCCTCCAGGTACTCCGGGAGTCCCGGGAGGCACCTCCTGTACCCGGGCCGGCCGGAGGGCTACCGGGGCCGCGCCCTGAAGAGGGTGGACGTCGAGAAGCCCCAGTTGTCCCCGAAGCCTCCCCTCGTCGGGCCCTCCTCCCGCCAGGCCGTCCCGAACGGCGGCCGTTTCAACTTTTAA
- the SEMA6C gene encoding semaphorin-6C isoform X2: MPRAPHFMPLLLLLLLLSLSHTQAAFPQDPLPLLISDLQGSSPLSWFRGLEDDAVAAELGLDFQRFLTLNRTLLVAARDHVFSFDLQAQEEGEGLVPNKYLTWRSQDVENCAVRGKLTDECYNYIRVLVPWDSQTLLACGTNSFSPVCRSYGITSLQQEGEELSGQARCPFDATQSNVAVFAEGSLYSATAADFQASDAVVYRSLGPQPPLRSAKYDSKWLREPHFVHALEHGDHVYFFFREVSVEDARLGRVQFSRVARVCKRDMGGSPRALDRHWTSFLKLRLNCSVPGDSTFYFDVLQALTGPVNLHGRSALFGVFTTQTNSIPGSAVCAFYLDEIERGFEGKFKEQRSLDGAWTPVSEDRVPSPRPGSCAGIGGAALFSSSRDLPDDVLTFIKAHPLLDPAVPPATHQPLLTLTSRALLTQVAVDGMAGPHSNITVMFLGSNDGTVLKVLPPGGRSGGPEPILLEEIDAYSPARCSGKRAAQTARRIIGLELDTEGHRLFVAFSGCIVYLPLSRCARHGACQRSCLASQDPYCGWHSSRGCVDIREPGGTDVDQAGNQESMEHGDCQDGATGSQSGPGDSAYGVRRDLPPASASRSVPIPLLLASVAAAFALGASVSGLLVSCACRRAHRRRGKDIETPGLPRPLSLRSLARLHGGGPEPPPPSKDGDAVQTPQLYTTFLPPPEGVPPPELTCLPTPESTPELPVKHLRAAGDPWEWNQNRNNAKEGPGRSRGGHAAGGPAPRVLVRPPPPGCPGQAVEVTTLEELLRYLHGPQPPRKGAEPPAPLTSRVLPPEPAPALLGCPSPRSHECAPPLRLDVPPEGRCASAPARPALSAPAPRLGVGGGRRLPFSGHRAPPALLTRVPSGGPSRYSGSPGRHLLYPGRPEGYRGRALKRVDVEKPQLSPKPPLVGPSSRQAVPNGGRFNF; the protein is encoded by the exons GTTCTTCCCCATTATCCTGGTTTCGGGGCCTGGAGGATGATGCTGTGGCTGCAGAACTTGGGCTGGACTTTCAGAGATTCCTGACCTTGAACCGGACCTTGCTAGTGGCTGCCCG GGATCACGTTTTCTCCTTCGATCTTCAAGCCCAAGAAGAAGGGGAGGGGCTGGTGCCCAACAAG TATCTAACATGGAGAAGCCAAGATGTGGAGAACTGTGCTGTACGGGGAAAGCTGACG GACGAGTGCTACAACTATATTCGTGTTCTTGTTCCCTGGGACTCCCAGACGCTCCTTGCCTGTGGAACGAACTCGTTCAGTCCTGTGTGCCGCAGCTATGGG ATAACTTCGCTGCAGCAGGAGGGTGAGGAACTGAGTGGACAGGCTCGATGCCCCTTTGATGCCACCCAGTCCAACGTGGCCGTCTTTGCAG aGGGCAGCCTGTACTCAGCCACAGCTGCGGATTTCCAGGCCAGTGATGCTGTAGTTTACAGAAGCCTTGGGCCCCAGCCCCCACTCCGCTCCGCCAAGTACGACTCCAAGTGGCTCCGAG AGCCACACTTTGTCCATGCCTTGGAGCATGGAGACCATGTCTACTTCTTCTTCCGCGAGGTCTCTGTGGAGGATGCTCGGCTGGGGAGG GTGCAGTTCTCCCGCGTAGCCCGAGTATGTAAACGTGACATGGGCGGCTCGCCTCGGGCCTTGGACCGCCACTGGACATCCTTCCTGAAGCTGCGGCTCAACTGCTCTGTCCCTGGGGACTCTACTTTCTATTTTGATGTTTTACAGGCCTTGACTGGGCCTGTGAACCTGCATGGCCGCTCTGCTCTCTTTGGGGTCTTCACCACCCAGACCAATAG CATCCCTGGCTCTGCCGTCTGCGCCTTCTACCTGGATGAGATTGAGCGTGGATTTGAGGGCAAGTTCAAGGAGCAGAGGAGTCTGGATGGGGCCTGGACTCCTGTGTCTGAGGACAGGGTCCCCTCACCCAG ACCAGGATCCTGTGCAGGAATAGGGGGAGCTGCCTTGTTCTCCTCTTCTCGAGACCTCCCTGATGATGTCCTGACCTTCATCAAGGCTCACCCGCTGCTGGACCCCGCTGTACCGCCTGCCACCCATCAGCCTCTACTCACTCTCACTAGCAG GGCCCTATTGACCCAAGTAGCTGTGGATGGCATGGCTGGTCCCCACAGTAACATCACAGTCATGTTCCTTGGCTCCAACGATGGGACAGTGCTGAAGGTGCTGCCCCCAGGTGGGCGATCCGGGGGACCTGAGCCCATCCTCCTGGAAGAGATTGATGCCTACAGCCCTGCCCG GTGCAGTGGGAAGCGGGCAGCCCAAACAGCACGACGGATCATAGGGCTGGAGCTGGACACTGAGGGTCACAGGCTCTTTGTGGCTTTTTCTGGCTGTATTGTCTACCTCCCTCTCAGCCGGTGTGCCCGGCATGGGGCCTGTCAGAG GAGCTGCTTGGCTTCTCAGGACCCATACTGTGGATGGCATAGCTCCAGGGGCTGTGTGGATATCAGGGAACCTGGTGG GACCGATGTGGATCAGGCTGGGAACCAGGAATCCATGGAGCATGGTGACTGCCAAG ACGGAGCTACTGGGAGTCAGTCTGGCCCTGGGGATTCTGCTTATG GCGTGCGGCGGGACCTgcccccagcctcggcctcccgctCCGTCCCCATCCCACTCCTCCTGGCCAGTGTGGCCGCAGCTTTTGCCCTGGGCGCCTCAGTCTCTGGCCTCCTGGTCTCCTGTGCTTGTCGCCGCGCCCACCGACGTCGGGGCAAGGACATCGAGACTCCGGGGCTCCCGCGCCCTCTCTCCCTCCGCAGTTTGGCCCGGCTCCACGGTGGGGGCCCAGAGCCCCCGCCGCCCTCCAAGGACGGGGACGCGGTGCAGACGCCGCAGCTCTACACCACCTTCCTGCCGCCTCCGGAGGGCGTGCCCCCGCCGGAGCTGACCTGCCTGCCCACCCCCGAGTCCACGCCGGAGCTGCCGGTCAAGCACCTCCGCGCCGCCGGGGACCCCTGGGAGTGGAACCAGAACAGGAACAACGCCAAGGAGGGCCCGGGCCGCTCACGGGGCGGGCACGCGGCGGGCGGGCCTGCGCCCCGAGTGCTGGTGAGGCCGCCGCCGCCCGGCTGTCCCGGGCAGGCCGTGGAAGTCACCACCCTGGAGGAACTGCTGCGCTACCTGCACGGCCCGCAGCCGCCCAGAAAGGGGGCCGAGCCCCCCGCCCCTTTAACCTCGCGGGTGCTCCCGCCGGAGCCCGCCCCCGCCCTCTTGGGCTGTCCCAGCCCCAGGTCCCACGAGTGTGCCCCGCCGCTGAGGCTGGACGTGCCCCCCGAGGGCAGGTGCGCCTCTGCCCCCGCCCGGCCCGCGCTCTCCGCCCCCGCTCCCCGGCTGGGCGTCGGCGGAGGCCGGAGGTTACCTTTCTCCGGCCACCGGGCCCCCCCTGCCCTGCTCACTCGAGTCCCCTCGGGAGGTCCCTCCAGGTACTCCGGGAGTCCCGGGAGGCACCTCCTGTACCCGGGCCGGCCGGAGGGCTACCGGGGCCGCGCCCTGAAGAGGGTGGACGTCGAGAAGCCCCAGTTGTCCCCGAAGCCTCCCCTCGTCGGGCCCTCCTCCCGCCAGGCCGTCCCGAACGGCGGCCGTTTCAACTTTTAA